A part of Oncorhynchus masou masou isolate Uvic2021 chromosome 21, UVic_Omas_1.1, whole genome shotgun sequence genomic DNA contains:
- the galcb gene encoding galactocerebrosidase isoform X2: protein MIYKLSFAIALCFSLCFDLCIAESYVLDDKIGLGRTFDGIGGLSGGGATSRLLVNYAEPYRSQILDYLFKPNFGASLQILKVEIGGDAQTTDGTEPSHMHYENDENFFRGYEWWLMREAKKRNPNITLIGLPWAFPGWVGHGKNWPYDFPDITASYVVSWILGAKQYHDLNIDYVGIWNERNFDSKYIKVLRDTLDKVGLTGVGIIAADGNWDVSNAMGVDPYLNDAVEVVGAHYPGTTTVIEALKTQKKLWSSEDYSTFNDEVGGGCWARILNQNYVNGLMTATISWNLVASYYEDLPFGRDGLMTAEEPWTGNYVVESPIWITAHTTQFSQPGWTYLQTVGHLVHGGSYVALTDSKGNLTVVIETMTHDHSVCIRPPLLPFNVTAQNVTFQLKGSFASIKELQVWQSKFDFKTKKPFFFKKLSPLKIYDGSFTLSLDVDEVYTLTTISTGQKGTYPDPPASGPFPKVYFDDFNVANPSFSEAPDFADQTGVFEYYINLTDPGPHVFTLRQVVTQMPVTWATDADQTISVIGDYKWQNLTVMCDVFMETVKTGGVFIAARVDKGGQSVRSAKGVFFWVFADGSYKVTNDLVGKTVLAEGLSGTRAYGWHTLTLTVEGEYATGLLNGYPLWKNAVVLGPKNGWAAIGTHSFELAQFDNFAVEVK, encoded by the exons ATGATTTATAAATTATCTTTCGCTATCGCCTTGTGTTTTAGTTTGTGTTTTGATCTCTGTATTGCCGAGAGCTACGTTTTGGATGATAAAATTGGATTAGGAAGAACGTTTGATGGCATTGGCGGTTTGAGTGGTGGAGGG GCAACATCTCGTCTACTTGTCAATTATGCAGAACCCTACCGCAGCCAGATATTGGACTACCTTTTCAAG CCAAACTTTGGGGCTTCTCTACAAATCCTGAAAGTGGAGATTGGAGGTGATGCCCAAACCACAG ATGGAACGGAACCCTCTCACATGCACTATGAAAATGATGAGAACTTTTTCCGAGGTTATGAATGGTGGCTGATGAGAGAAGCCAAGAAGAGGAACCCCAACATCACTCTCATAG GCTTGCCATGGGCCTTCCCGGGTTGGGTTGGACATGGGAAGAACTGGCCATATGACTTCCCTGATATAACTGCATCCTACGTGGTGTCGTGGATTTTAGGAGCCAAACAGTACCATGATCTGAATATTGATTATGTTGGG ATTTGGAATGAACGGAACTTCGACAGCAAGTACATCAAG GTGCTCCGAGACACATTGGATAAAGTTGGCCTAACCGGTGTGGGCATCATCGCAGCAGACGGCAACTGGGATGTTTCCAATGCCATGGGTGTAGACCCGTACCTCAACGACGCTGTTGAGGTAGTAGG GGCCCACTACCCAGGCACCACCACAGTGATAGAGGCCCTGAAGACCCAGAAGAAGCTATGGTCGTCTGAAGACTACAGCACCTTTAACGACGAGGTGGGAGGAGGCTGCTGGGCCCGGATCCTCAACCAGAACTATGTCAACGGACTCATGACTGC cacCATATCCTGGAACCTGGTAGCCAGTTACTATGAGGACCTTCCCTTTGGGAGAGATGGCCTAATGACCGCAGAGGAGCCCTGGACTGGGAACTATGTGGTGGAATCACCCATCTGGATAACTG CCCACACCACCCAGTTTAGCCAGCCAGGATGGACCTATCTGCAAACCGTTGGGCATCTGGTACACGGGGGAAGTTATGTTGCCCTGACAGACAGTAAAGGAAACCTCACTGTTGTAATAGAAACCATG ACTCATGATCATTCTGTGTGCATCAGACCTCCACTCCTGCCCTTCAATGTCACAGCCCAGAATGTAACATTCCAACTCAAGGGATCTTTT GCTTCGATCAAGGAACTACAGGTGTGGCAGTCAAAGTTTGACTTCAAGACGAAAAAGCCATTCTTCTTCAAGAAATTGAGCCCCTTAAAG ATTTATGATGGTTCGTTCACCTTGAGCCTGGATGTTGATGAGGTTTACACTTTAACCACCATATCCACTGGGCAGAAAGGGACATATCCTGATCCACCTGCCTCTGGCCCATTCCCTAAAGTCTACTTTGATGACTTTAATGTTG CCAACCCTTCCTTCTCTGAGGCACCAGACTTTGCTGACCAGACGGGGGTGTTTGAGTATTACATTAACCTGACGGACCCTGGTCCTCATGTCTTCACTTTGCGCCAGGTGGTCACACAGATGCCTGTTACCTGGGCAACAGATGCTGACCAGACCATCAGCGTCATTGGAGACTATAAATG GCAGAACCTGACAGTGATGTGTGATGTCTTCATGGAGACGGTGAAGACTGGAGGAGTGTTCATCGCAGCCAGAGTGGACAAAGGAGGGCAGTCTGTCCGCAGCGCCAAGGGAGTCTTCTTCTGGGTGTTTGCAGATGGCTCCTACAAAGTCACCAATGACCTAG TTGGCAAGACTGTACTGGCAGAGGGTCTGTCTGGAACGAGAGCGTATGGCTGGCACACGTTAACCCTCACAGTCGAG GGAGAGTATGCCACAGGGTTGCTGAATGGATATCCACTATGGAAGAATGCTGTGGTATTGGGACCAAAGAATGGCTGGGCTGCCATAGGAACACACTCATTTGAACTGGCACAGTTTGACAACTTTGCTGTGGAAGTAAAATGA
- the galcb gene encoding galactocerebrosidase isoform X1 produces the protein MIYKLSFAIALCFSLCFDLCIAESYVLDDKIGLGRTFDGIGGLSGGGATSRLLVNYAEPYRSQILDYLFKPNFGASLQILKVEIGGDAQTTDGTEPSHMHYENDENFFRGYEWWLMREAKKRNPNITLIGLPWAFPGWVGHGKNWPYDFPDITASYVVSWILGAKQYHDLNIDYVGIWNERNFDSKYIKLLRYTLDKSGLERVRIIASDNLWQPITYSLCVDQELADAVDVIGAHYPGTTTVIEALKTQKKLWSSEDYSTFNDEVGGGCWARILNQNYVNGLMTATISWNLVASYYEDLPFGRDGLMTAEEPWTGNYVVESPIWITAHTTQFSQPGWTYLQTVGHLVHGGSYVALTDSKGNLTVVIETMTHDHSVCIRPPLLPFNVTAQNVTFQLKGSFASIKELQVWQSKFDFKTKKPFFFKKLSPLKIYDGSFTLSLDVDEVYTLTTISTGQKGTYPDPPASGPFPKVYFDDFNVANPSFSEAPDFADQTGVFEYYINLTDPGPHVFTLRQVVTQMPVTWATDADQTISVIGDYKWQNLTVMCDVFMETVKTGGVFIAARVDKGGQSVRSAKGVFFWVFADGSYKVTNDLVGKTVLAEGLSGTRAYGWHTLTLTVEGEYATGLLNGYPLWKNAVVLGPKNGWAAIGTHSFELAQFDNFAVEVK, from the exons ATGATTTATAAATTATCTTTCGCTATCGCCTTGTGTTTTAGTTTGTGTTTTGATCTCTGTATTGCCGAGAGCTACGTTTTGGATGATAAAATTGGATTAGGAAGAACGTTTGATGGCATTGGCGGTTTGAGTGGTGGAGGG GCAACATCTCGTCTACTTGTCAATTATGCAGAACCCTACCGCAGCCAGATATTGGACTACCTTTTCAAG CCAAACTTTGGGGCTTCTCTACAAATCCTGAAAGTGGAGATTGGAGGTGATGCCCAAACCACAG ATGGAACGGAACCCTCTCACATGCACTATGAAAATGATGAGAACTTTTTCCGAGGTTATGAATGGTGGCTGATGAGAGAAGCCAAGAAGAGGAACCCCAACATCACTCTCATAG GCTTGCCATGGGCCTTCCCGGGTTGGGTTGGACATGGGAAGAACTGGCCATATGACTTCCCTGATATAACTGCATCCTACGTGGTGTCGTGGATTTTAGGAGCCAAACAGTACCATGATCTGAATATTGATTATGTTGGG ATTTGGAATGAACGGAACTTCGACAGCAAGTACATCAAG CTGCTGCGGtacactctggataagagtggtTTGGAGAGGGTCAGAATCATAGCCAGTGATAACCTTTGGCAGCCCATAACCTATTCATTGTGTGTCGATCAAGAGCTGGCCGACGCAGTAGACGTGATAGG GGCCCACTACCCAGGCACCACCACAGTGATAGAGGCCCTGAAGACCCAGAAGAAGCTATGGTCGTCTGAAGACTACAGCACCTTTAACGACGAGGTGGGAGGAGGCTGCTGGGCCCGGATCCTCAACCAGAACTATGTCAACGGACTCATGACTGC cacCATATCCTGGAACCTGGTAGCCAGTTACTATGAGGACCTTCCCTTTGGGAGAGATGGCCTAATGACCGCAGAGGAGCCCTGGACTGGGAACTATGTGGTGGAATCACCCATCTGGATAACTG CCCACACCACCCAGTTTAGCCAGCCAGGATGGACCTATCTGCAAACCGTTGGGCATCTGGTACACGGGGGAAGTTATGTTGCCCTGACAGACAGTAAAGGAAACCTCACTGTTGTAATAGAAACCATG ACTCATGATCATTCTGTGTGCATCAGACCTCCACTCCTGCCCTTCAATGTCACAGCCCAGAATGTAACATTCCAACTCAAGGGATCTTTT GCTTCGATCAAGGAACTACAGGTGTGGCAGTCAAAGTTTGACTTCAAGACGAAAAAGCCATTCTTCTTCAAGAAATTGAGCCCCTTAAAG ATTTATGATGGTTCGTTCACCTTGAGCCTGGATGTTGATGAGGTTTACACTTTAACCACCATATCCACTGGGCAGAAAGGGACATATCCTGATCCACCTGCCTCTGGCCCATTCCCTAAAGTCTACTTTGATGACTTTAATGTTG CCAACCCTTCCTTCTCTGAGGCACCAGACTTTGCTGACCAGACGGGGGTGTTTGAGTATTACATTAACCTGACGGACCCTGGTCCTCATGTCTTCACTTTGCGCCAGGTGGTCACACAGATGCCTGTTACCTGGGCAACAGATGCTGACCAGACCATCAGCGTCATTGGAGACTATAAATG GCAGAACCTGACAGTGATGTGTGATGTCTTCATGGAGACGGTGAAGACTGGAGGAGTGTTCATCGCAGCCAGAGTGGACAAAGGAGGGCAGTCTGTCCGCAGCGCCAAGGGAGTCTTCTTCTGGGTGTTTGCAGATGGCTCCTACAAAGTCACCAATGACCTAG TTGGCAAGACTGTACTGGCAGAGGGTCTGTCTGGAACGAGAGCGTATGGCTGGCACACGTTAACCCTCACAGTCGAG GGAGAGTATGCCACAGGGTTGCTGAATGGATATCCACTATGGAAGAATGCTGTGGTATTGGGACCAAAGAATGGCTGGGCTGCCATAGGAACACACTCATTTGAACTGGCACAGTTTGACAACTTTGCTGTGGAAGTAAAATGA
- the galcb gene encoding galactocerebrosidase isoform X3: MLLRYTLDKSGLERVRIIASDNLWQPITYSLCVDQELADAVDVIGAHYPGTTTVIEALKTQKKLWSSEDYSTFNDEVGGGCWARILNQNYVNGLMTATISWNLVASYYEDLPFGRDGLMTAEEPWTGNYVVESPIWITAHTTQFSQPGWTYLQTVGHLVHGGSYVALTDSKGNLTVVIETMTHDHSVCIRPPLLPFNVTAQNVTFQLKGSFASIKELQVWQSKFDFKTKKPFFFKKLSPLKIYDGSFTLSLDVDEVYTLTTISTGQKGTYPDPPASGPFPKVYFDDFNVANPSFSEAPDFADQTGVFEYYINLTDPGPHVFTLRQVVTQMPVTWATDADQTISVIGDYKWQNLTVMCDVFMETVKTGGVFIAARVDKGGQSVRSAKGVFFWVFADGSYKVTNDLVGKTVLAEGLSGTRAYGWHTLTLTVEGEYATGLLNGYPLWKNAVVLGPKNGWAAIGTHSFELAQFDNFAVEVK, from the exons ATG CTGCTGCGGtacactctggataagagtggtTTGGAGAGGGTCAGAATCATAGCCAGTGATAACCTTTGGCAGCCCATAACCTATTCATTGTGTGTCGATCAAGAGCTGGCCGACGCAGTAGACGTGATAGG GGCCCACTACCCAGGCACCACCACAGTGATAGAGGCCCTGAAGACCCAGAAGAAGCTATGGTCGTCTGAAGACTACAGCACCTTTAACGACGAGGTGGGAGGAGGCTGCTGGGCCCGGATCCTCAACCAGAACTATGTCAACGGACTCATGACTGC cacCATATCCTGGAACCTGGTAGCCAGTTACTATGAGGACCTTCCCTTTGGGAGAGATGGCCTAATGACCGCAGAGGAGCCCTGGACTGGGAACTATGTGGTGGAATCACCCATCTGGATAACTG CCCACACCACCCAGTTTAGCCAGCCAGGATGGACCTATCTGCAAACCGTTGGGCATCTGGTACACGGGGGAAGTTATGTTGCCCTGACAGACAGTAAAGGAAACCTCACTGTTGTAATAGAAACCATG ACTCATGATCATTCTGTGTGCATCAGACCTCCACTCCTGCCCTTCAATGTCACAGCCCAGAATGTAACATTCCAACTCAAGGGATCTTTT GCTTCGATCAAGGAACTACAGGTGTGGCAGTCAAAGTTTGACTTCAAGACGAAAAAGCCATTCTTCTTCAAGAAATTGAGCCCCTTAAAG ATTTATGATGGTTCGTTCACCTTGAGCCTGGATGTTGATGAGGTTTACACTTTAACCACCATATCCACTGGGCAGAAAGGGACATATCCTGATCCACCTGCCTCTGGCCCATTCCCTAAAGTCTACTTTGATGACTTTAATGTTG CCAACCCTTCCTTCTCTGAGGCACCAGACTTTGCTGACCAGACGGGGGTGTTTGAGTATTACATTAACCTGACGGACCCTGGTCCTCATGTCTTCACTTTGCGCCAGGTGGTCACACAGATGCCTGTTACCTGGGCAACAGATGCTGACCAGACCATCAGCGTCATTGGAGACTATAAATG GCAGAACCTGACAGTGATGTGTGATGTCTTCATGGAGACGGTGAAGACTGGAGGAGTGTTCATCGCAGCCAGAGTGGACAAAGGAGGGCAGTCTGTCCGCAGCGCCAAGGGAGTCTTCTTCTGGGTGTTTGCAGATGGCTCCTACAAAGTCACCAATGACCTAG TTGGCAAGACTGTACTGGCAGAGGGTCTGTCTGGAACGAGAGCGTATGGCTGGCACACGTTAACCCTCACAGTCGAG GGAGAGTATGCCACAGGGTTGCTGAATGGATATCCACTATGGAAGAATGCTGTGGTATTGGGACCAAAGAATGGCTGGGCTGCCATAGGAACACACTCATTTGAACTGGCACAGTTTGACAACTTTGCTGTGGAAGTAAAATGA